In the genome of Pseudoglutamicibacter cumminsii, one region contains:
- a CDS encoding recombinase family protein, translating into MNRTVTAIPATKKLRSAAASSGAPARRRVAAYARVSTEMEEQTSSYEAQIDYYTTYIHSRNDWQFAGMYCDEGISGTSMKRREGFQTMIDDALAGKIDLILTKSVSRFARNTVDSLTTVRKLKDAGVEVYFEKENIYTFDAKGELLITIMSSLAQEESRSISENVTWGHRKRFADGKIMVPYKSLLGYKKGEGGSLVIDETQAPTVRLIYQLFLDGMAISEIKTELAQRKILTPRGKEVWSTSTVRSILSNEKYKGDALLQKTFTTDFLTKKMKVNEGEVPQYYVSGNHEPIIAPRIWDQVQYELATRHANISSAKVGLFSTRLKCSQCGAWYGRKTWASNTKYKYTVWQCNHKYTDEHPCSSATVKDEQIKDSFVQALNQLIARHRYESQLPQVLGDMFDTSRLEEQAAACQAKLVELTEQIETLIAENQRCALDQDAYQNKYTKLDTTYRKTLARKTSLEADIVANTAKHAAITTTLNDLAGEPVSEFRPAQWSALIDHAIVGEDTIRFVFRVGEVVRVQL; encoded by the coding sequence ATGAACCGCACCGTCACCGCGATACCCGCAACAAAGAAGCTTCGATCTGCCGCAGCCTCATCTGGCGCACCGGCACGCAGACGGGTCGCCGCCTACGCTCGCGTCTCTACCGAGATGGAAGAACAAACCTCCTCCTACGAGGCTCAGATCGACTACTACACCACCTACATTCATTCCCGTAATGATTGGCAGTTCGCGGGCATGTACTGCGACGAAGGTATCTCTGGCACCTCTATGAAGCGCCGTGAGGGATTCCAAACCATGATCGATGACGCCCTGGCAGGCAAAATCGATCTGATCCTCACCAAAAGCGTCTCCCGGTTCGCACGCAACACCGTCGACTCGCTCACTACCGTGCGCAAGCTCAAGGATGCAGGCGTCGAGGTTTATTTTGAGAAGGAAAATATTTATACCTTTGACGCCAAAGGCGAATTACTCATCACGATCATGTCGAGCTTGGCGCAAGAAGAATCCCGCTCCATCTCCGAGAACGTCACCTGGGGACATAGGAAACGTTTTGCCGATGGAAAAATCATGGTGCCCTACAAATCCCTACTCGGATACAAGAAAGGCGAGGGTGGCAGCCTCGTCATCGACGAGACGCAGGCTCCGACCGTGCGGTTGATCTACCAGCTTTTCCTTGACGGGATGGCGATCAGTGAGATTAAAACCGAGCTCGCGCAGCGTAAGATTCTCACCCCGCGTGGGAAAGAAGTGTGGTCAACCTCGACAGTGCGCTCCATTCTATCCAACGAAAAATACAAGGGCGACGCCCTTCTCCAAAAGACGTTTACCACCGATTTCCTTACTAAGAAGATGAAGGTCAACGAGGGTGAAGTGCCCCAATACTACGTATCAGGTAATCACGAGCCGATTATTGCTCCGCGTATCTGGGATCAGGTGCAATACGAACTCGCCACCCGCCATGCCAACATATCGTCAGCGAAAGTCGGCTTATTCTCCACCCGGCTGAAATGTTCTCAGTGTGGGGCGTGGTATGGGCGTAAAACGTGGGCGTCGAACACGAAATACAAGTACACAGTCTGGCAATGCAACCACAAATACACAGACGAACATCCCTGCAGCAGCGCGACGGTGAAAGACGAGCAGATCAAGGATTCTTTCGTCCAAGCGCTCAACCAACTGATCGCCCGCCACCGGTACGAAAGCCAGCTGCCGCAGGTGCTTGGCGACATGTTCGATACGAGCCGTTTGGAAGAACAAGCCGCAGCGTGCCAGGCAAAACTTGTGGAACTCACCGAGCAGATCGAGACGCTGATTGCGGAAAACCAGCGGTGTGCGCTCGACCAAGACGCCTACCAAAACAAGTACACCAAACTCGATACTACCTACCGTAAGACGCTTGCACGTAAAACAAGCCTGGAAGCAGATATCGTAGCGAACACTGCCAAGCATGCCGCCATCACCACAACCCTGAATGATCTGGCGGGCGAACCGGTGAGCGAGTTTCGTCCCGCGCAGTGGAGCGCACTCATCGATCACGCCATCGTAGGCGAGGATACGATCCGGTTCGTGTTCCGAGTTGGCGAGGTAGTGAGGGTTCAGCTGTAG
- a CDS encoding D-alanyl-D-alanine carboxypeptidase family protein translates to MKGRHAAATARTVPRWALPVGVFLAVLALILVIVLPRSGGQATNDAETSPAATSPDAKQPAAASASDAKENKPADADKEPAKGSIAGPKVSAAPSASTKEPGESEKPSENAEDRSPEIPSDPNNIKVLANKKRPLEPLTYAPKDLVHIGSGQSMRSEAAQAFKKLRNAGAASGVNFHPVSGYRSYNQQAATYNHWRATYGQQHADSVSAAPGTSEHQLGLAVDVSDGICHLRRCFATTNAGQWVARNAHKYGFVIRYPDGKTDVTGYWYEPWHLRYVGTELADELTSKGLTLEEYYKWKPGK, encoded by the coding sequence GTGAAAGGTAGGCACGCCGCCGCGACCGCGAGGACTGTGCCGCGGTGGGCTCTTCCCGTGGGTGTGTTCCTTGCCGTTCTCGCGCTGATCCTCGTGATCGTACTCCCCCGCTCTGGTGGCCAAGCAACCAACGATGCTGAAACCAGCCCAGCGGCAACGTCACCTGACGCGAAGCAGCCAGCCGCAGCCAGCGCATCGGACGCCAAAGAAAACAAGCCAGCCGACGCCGACAAGGAGCCTGCCAAGGGGAGCATCGCGGGACCGAAAGTCAGCGCGGCTCCATCCGCATCGACGAAGGAACCGGGCGAGAGCGAAAAGCCCTCAGAAAATGCTGAAGACCGCAGCCCCGAAATCCCGAGCGACCCCAACAACATCAAGGTCCTGGCCAACAAAAAGCGGCCCCTCGAACCGTTGACATACGCGCCCAAAGACCTCGTCCACATCGGCAGTGGGCAAAGCATGCGAAGCGAAGCCGCACAAGCTTTCAAAAAGCTACGCAACGCCGGGGCGGCGTCCGGGGTGAACTTCCACCCCGTGAGCGGCTACAGGTCGTACAACCAGCAAGCCGCAACCTACAACCACTGGCGGGCCACGTACGGCCAACAACACGCGGACTCCGTGTCCGCCGCACCAGGAACCAGCGAGCATCAGCTGGGCCTCGCCGTCGACGTCTCCGACGGGATCTGCCACCTGCGGCGCTGCTTCGCGACCACGAATGCCGGGCAGTGGGTCGCACGGAACGCCCACAAATACGGGTTTGTGATCCGCTATCCCGATGGGAAGACCGACGTCACCGGATACTGGTACGAACCGTGGCACCTGCGTTACGTCGGAACTGAGCTGGCGGACGAACTCACCTCGAAAGGGCTGACCCTCGAGGAGTACTACAAGTGGAAACCAGGCAAGTAA
- a CDS encoding SseB family protein produces MSTNEPEKNEQPEQPEVDAQPQQEHGERMLDESELEPFNDIERVIVDGAEGKLESNEVLSKIAAANLFFLTEEEVTDEQQVVQPLLLKGPDEKVVLAVFTHPARVAQQFIDMAPYAVRMPGLQAFHQAVGVGIAINPGHPIGLVLDAESVENIREVLNS; encoded by the coding sequence ATGAGCACCAATGAGCCAGAAAAGAACGAACAGCCAGAGCAGCCAGAAGTGGATGCGCAGCCTCAGCAGGAGCACGGCGAGCGCATGCTGGACGAAAGCGAGCTCGAACCGTTCAACGACATCGAACGCGTGATTGTTGACGGCGCCGAAGGGAAGCTGGAAAGCAACGAAGTCCTGTCCAAGATCGCGGCTGCGAACCTGTTCTTCCTCACCGAAGAGGAAGTCACGGACGAACAGCAGGTTGTTCAGCCGCTACTGCTCAAAGGGCCCGACGAGAAGGTCGTGCTTGCAGTATTCACGCACCCTGCGCGCGTGGCGCAACAGTTCATCGACATGGCTCCGTACGCGGTCCGCATGCCGGGGCTGCAGGCGTTCCACCAGGCAGTTGGCGTGGGTATCGCGATCAACCCGGGTCACCCGATCGGACTTGTGCTGGACGCCGAGTCTGTTGAAAACATCCGCGAAGTGCTTAACAGCTAA